One window of the Candidatus Binataceae bacterium genome contains the following:
- the zwf gene encoding glucose-6-phosphate dehydrogenase, whose protein sequence is MSSAQPHSDALAFFGASGDLAYKKIFPALHAMAGRGHLDFPVIGVAKSGWNLDQLRARARESVEKHGGGVNDEAFARLITRLAYIDSDYKDPATYAALRKTLGGARHPTHYLAIPPSLFETVIQGLGSSGCAENGRVILEKPFGHDLPSAQELNATLHSVFDESAVFRIDHYLGKEPVQNLVLFRFANSFLEPIWNRRYVESVQITMAESFGVQGRGAFYDANGAIRDVVQNHLLQVVAYLAMEPPLTTYPESIQDEKVKVFRSILPLDPDDLVRGQFAGYRKEAGVKPNSTVETFAAVRLHIDSWRWDGVPFFIRAGKCMPVTATEVIVTLKRPPLRKLRSEDANHYRFRLGPDVLIAIGAQIKRPGEHMESAPTELKLVQRPQGEEMDAYERLLGDAMAGDHLLFTRQDAVEAQWAIVQPILGDATPALEYQPGTWGPAKADELTAEVDGWHNPPK, encoded by the coding sequence ATGAGCAGCGCGCAACCGCACTCGGACGCGCTCGCGTTCTTCGGCGCGAGCGGCGATCTCGCATACAAAAAGATATTTCCGGCGTTGCACGCGATGGCGGGCAGGGGGCATCTCGATTTCCCGGTGATCGGCGTGGCCAAGTCGGGCTGGAACCTCGATCAGCTGCGCGCCCGCGCGCGCGAAAGCGTCGAGAAGCACGGCGGCGGCGTCAACGACGAGGCCTTCGCCCGGCTGATCACGCGCCTCGCCTACATCGACAGCGACTACAAGGATCCGGCGACTTACGCGGCGCTGCGCAAGACGCTCGGCGGCGCGCGCCACCCCACGCATTACCTGGCGATCCCGCCGAGCCTGTTCGAAACCGTGATCCAGGGACTCGGCAGTTCCGGATGCGCCGAGAACGGGCGTGTGATCCTCGAAAAACCATTCGGCCACGATCTGCCCTCGGCACAAGAGCTCAACGCGACGCTCCATTCGGTGTTCGACGAATCCGCGGTGTTCCGCATCGATCACTACCTCGGCAAGGAGCCGGTGCAGAACCTGGTGCTGTTCCGTTTCGCCAATTCGTTTCTCGAGCCGATCTGGAACCGGCGCTACGTCGAGAGCGTGCAGATCACGATGGCGGAGAGCTTCGGCGTGCAGGGACGCGGGGCCTTTTACGACGCCAACGGCGCGATCCGCGACGTCGTGCAGAACCATCTGCTGCAGGTCGTCGCGTACCTGGCGATGGAGCCGCCGCTGACCACCTACCCGGAATCGATCCAGGACGAGAAGGTGAAGGTCTTCCGCTCGATCCTGCCGCTCGACCCCGACGACCTCGTGCGCGGACAATTCGCCGGCTATCGCAAGGAGGCGGGCGTCAAGCCGAACTCGACGGTCGAAACCTTTGCCGCCGTGCGGCTGCATATCGATTCGTGGCGATGGGACGGCGTGCCTTTTTTTATCCGCGCCGGCAAGTGCATGCCGGTGACCGCGACCGAGGTGATCGTCACGCTCAAGCGGCCGCCGCTGCGCAAGCTCCGCAGCGAGGACGCCAACCACTATCGTTTCCGGCTCGGGCCCGACGTGCTGATCGCGATCGGCGCGCAGATCAAGCGTCCCGGCGAACACATGGAATCCGCCCCGACGGAACTCAAGCTCGTCCAGCGGCCGCAGGGCGAAGAGATGGACGCTTACGAGCGGCTGCTCGGCGATGCGATGGCCGGCGACCATCTGCTGTTCACGCGCCAGGACGCGGTCGAGGCTCAGTGGGCGATCGTCCAGCCCATTCTGGGCGACGCCACGCCCGCGCTGGAATATCAGCCGGGAACCTGGGGACCTGCAAAGGCCGATGAATTGACCGCGGAAGTGGACGGCTGGCACAACCCGCCGAAGTGA
- the tal gene encoding transaldolase: MKATQQLHQAGQSIWLDNITRGLLTSGVLKRYIDDLSVTGLTSNPSIFDLAIKNSSDYDAAIREKTGAGKHGEDLFFDLALEDLTRAADLFRPIHERTNGVDGWVSLEISPKLAYDTAASIAAAKGLSARGARPNLFMKIPGTREGLPAIEEAIFAGVPINVTLLFSREQYVAAAEAYMRGIERRVAAGLNPHVGSVASVFVSRWDVAAAKKVPPALHDRLGIAISKRIYKAYRELLATNRWLRLLNYGARSQRLLWASTGTKDPKASDVLYVKSLASPHTVNTMPENTLKALADHGEVGAMLPPDGDNAEAELAEFKKAGIDVDALGEQLQREGAEAFVKSWDDLLACLVDKSAALKKAS; this comes from the coding sequence ATGAAAGCGACCCAGCAATTGCATCAGGCAGGCCAGAGCATCTGGCTCGATAACATCACCCGCGGCCTGCTGACCAGCGGCGTGCTCAAACGCTATATCGACGATCTTTCGGTCACCGGCCTGACTTCCAATCCGAGCATCTTCGACCTCGCGATCAAGAACAGCAGCGACTACGACGCGGCGATCCGCGAGAAGACCGGGGCGGGGAAACATGGCGAGGATCTGTTTTTCGATCTCGCGCTGGAAGATCTGACGCGCGCCGCCGACCTCTTTCGTCCGATCCACGAACGGACCAACGGGGTGGACGGATGGGTCTCGCTCGAGATTTCGCCCAAGCTTGCCTATGACACCGCCGCGAGCATCGCGGCCGCCAAAGGGTTGTCCGCGCGCGGCGCGCGTCCCAACCTGTTCATGAAGATACCGGGCACGCGCGAAGGCCTGCCCGCGATCGAGGAGGCGATCTTCGCCGGCGTGCCGATCAACGTGACGCTGCTCTTCTCGCGCGAGCAGTATGTCGCCGCGGCCGAGGCCTATATGCGCGGAATCGAGCGCCGCGTCGCGGCCGGCCTCAATCCTCACGTCGGTTCGGTCGCCTCGGTGTTTGTCAGCCGATGGGACGTGGCGGCGGCCAAGAAGGTGCCGCCCGCGCTGCATGACCGGCTGGGGATCGCGATATCCAAGCGCATCTACAAGGCCTACCGCGAACTGCTCGCGACCAACCGCTGGCTGCGGCTGCTCAACTACGGTGCGCGCTCGCAGCGCCTGCTGTGGGCCAGCACCGGCACCAAGGATCCCAAGGCCTCGGACGTGCTCTACGTGAAGTCGCTCGCCTCGCCTCATACGGTCAACACGATGCCCGAAAATACGCTCAAGGCGCTCGCCGATCACGGCGAGGTGGGCGCGATGCTGCCGCCCGACGGCGACAACGCCGAGGCAGAGCTGGCCGAGTTCAAGAAGGCGGGAATCGATGTCGACGCGCTTGGCGAACAGCTTCAGCGCGAAGGCGCGGAGGCCTTCGTCAAGTCGTGGGACGATCTGCTGGCCTGCCTCGTCGATAAGAGCGCCGCGCTGAAGAAGGCGAGCTGA
- the pgi gene encoding glucose-6-phosphate isomerase gives METKTAPLAARPAFKALGEHYRRIRGVHLRTLFAEDPKRGERFALEAAGLYLDYSKHRIDEETMRLLLALAEESGLRARIDAMFTGEKINVTERRAVLHVALRAPRGATITVDGKNVVPEVHEVLERMAAFSARVRDGSWKGHTGKRIRNVINVGIGGSDLGPVMAYEALRHFSDRNLTLRFVSNVDGTDFAEATRDLDAAETLFVISSKTFTTLETMTNAHSARKWTLDALGDEKAIAKHFVAVSTNAAEVRKFGIDTDNMFGFWDWVGGRYSMDSAIGLSTMIAVGADNFRAMLAGFHAIDEHFRTAPFAGNLPAIMGLLSIWYNDFFGAETVGVFPYEQYLKRFPAYLQQLTMESNGKHVTLDGAAVDYQTGPIFWGEPGTNGQHSFYQLIHQGTKLIPCDFIAFHRALNPLGRHHDMLIANVLAQGEALAFGKTAEQVRAEGTPDWLVPHRVFEGNRPSSTILAEQLTPEALGKLVALYEHSVFTQGAIWNIDSFDQWGVELGKVLAQRIIPELESAAESELKHDSSTNALIARYRKRRMKTG, from the coding sequence ATGGAGACCAAAACGGCGCCGCTCGCCGCGCGCCCGGCCTTTAAGGCGCTCGGCGAGCACTACCGCAGGATTCGCGGCGTTCATCTGCGCACGCTCTTCGCCGAGGACCCCAAGCGTGGCGAGCGCTTCGCGCTCGAGGCGGCGGGGCTTTACCTCGACTACTCCAAGCATCGGATCGACGAGGAGACGATGCGCCTGCTGCTGGCGCTGGCCGAGGAGTCGGGGCTGCGCGCGCGGATCGACGCGATGTTCACGGGCGAGAAGATCAACGTCACCGAGCGGCGCGCGGTGCTGCACGTGGCACTGCGCGCGCCGCGCGGCGCGACGATCACGGTGGACGGCAAAAACGTCGTGCCGGAGGTGCACGAGGTGCTCGAGCGGATGGCGGCGTTCAGCGCCCGCGTGCGAGACGGTTCATGGAAGGGCCATACCGGCAAACGCATCCGCAACGTCATCAACGTCGGCATCGGCGGCTCGGACCTGGGGCCGGTGATGGCGTACGAGGCGTTGCGCCACTTCAGCGATCGCAATCTCACTCTGCGCTTCGTCTCCAACGTGGACGGCACCGATTTCGCCGAGGCGACACGCGACCTCGACGCGGCCGAGACGCTGTTCGTCATCTCGTCGAAGACGTTCACCACGCTCGAGACGATGACCAACGCGCACAGCGCGCGGAAGTGGACGCTCGACGCGCTGGGCGACGAGAAGGCGATCGCGAAGCATTTCGTCGCGGTCTCGACCAACGCCGCCGAGGTGCGCAAATTCGGGATCGACACCGATAACATGTTCGGTTTCTGGGACTGGGTCGGCGGGCGCTATTCGATGGACTCGGCGATCGGGCTTTCGACCATGATCGCGGTTGGCGCAGATAACTTTCGTGCGATGCTCGCCGGATTTCATGCGATCGACGAGCACTTTCGCACCGCTCCGTTCGCGGGCAACTTGCCCGCGATCATGGGCCTGCTCTCGATCTGGTACAACGATTTCTTCGGTGCGGAGACCGTCGGCGTGTTCCCGTACGAGCAGTACTTGAAGCGTTTTCCGGCCTACCTGCAGCAACTCACGATGGAGTCCAACGGCAAGCACGTGACGCTCGACGGCGCTGCGGTAGACTATCAGACCGGGCCGATCTTCTGGGGCGAGCCGGGGACCAACGGACAGCACTCGTTCTACCAGTTGATTCACCAGGGCACCAAGCTCATCCCCTGCGACTTCATCGCGTTTCACCGCGCGCTCAATCCGCTCGGCCGCCATCACGACATGCTGATTGCCAACGTCCTTGCCCAGGGCGAGGCGCTCGCCTTCGGCAAGACCGCCGAGCAGGTGAGGGCCGAGGGCACGCCGGACTGGCTCGTGCCGCATCGCGTATTCGAGGGCAATCGCCCTTCCAGTACGATCCTGGCCGAGCAGTTGACGCCCGAAGCGCTGGGCAAACTGGTGGCGCTGTACGAGCACAGCGTGTTCACGCAGGGCGCGATCTGGAACATCGATTCGTTCGACCAGTGGGGCGTCGAGCTGGGCAAAGTGCTCGCGCAGCGCATCATTCCGGAACTGGAAAGCGCCGCCGAATCCGAGCTCAAACACGACAGCTCGACCAACGCGCTCATCGCGCGCTACCGCAAGCGTCGCATGAAGACCGGATGA
- a CDS encoding DNA-3-methyladenine glycosylase, with the protein MRLPRDFYARPVLVVARECIGKLLVHHTPEGEAAGRIVETEAYRGPLDLAAHSARGLRTKRTEVMFGPAGYAYVYLIYGSSWAMNIIAATEGEPHGVLIRALEPLRGVELMVRRRGGNMLPGARELTNGPGKLTQALAITGEDYGRDLCGDRLFLEETDRPVERVGRSARINVDYAGAWAEKRWRFYERGNRYVSVRPRD; encoded by the coding sequence ATGAGGCTTCCGCGCGATTTCTACGCCCGTCCGGTGCTGGTGGTCGCGCGCGAATGTATCGGAAAGCTGCTGGTCCATCACACGCCCGAAGGCGAAGCCGCGGGACGCATCGTCGAAACCGAGGCATATCGCGGGCCGCTCGATCTCGCCGCGCACAGCGCGCGCGGGCTCCGCACCAAACGAACCGAGGTGATGTTCGGGCCGGCGGGTTACGCCTACGTCTATCTGATCTACGGATCGAGCTGGGCGATGAATATCATCGCGGCGACCGAGGGCGAGCCGCACGGCGTCCTCATCCGCGCGCTCGAGCCGCTGCGCGGAGTGGAGCTGATGGTGCGCCGGCGGGGCGGCAACATGCTGCCCGGCGCGCGCGAACTTACCAACGGCCCCGGCAAGCTGACCCAGGCGCTTGCGATCACCGGCGAAGACTACGGACGCGATCTGTGCGGCGACCGGCTTTTTCTCGAAGAGACGGATCGGCCAGTCGAAAGGGTGGGGCGCTCGGCGCGGATCAACGTCGATTACGCGGGGGCGTGGGCGGAAAAACGATGGAGGTTTTACGAGCGCGGCAACCGTTATGTGTCGGTCCGCCCGCGAGATTGA
- a CDS encoding GvpL/GvpF family gas vesicle protein, with protein sequence MPRKIDSAAPCARKYIYAVIPARPGRKLDFVGIDERPLETIERGGIASVVSGLAAERIRPERRHLSAHRAVLAKLIEQEDAVLPMRFGAIASGAAEIGRLNRAQARTLFAPVAPRGGQSRDGLARSLGCTQHFSILRQRSSRTPRAPRHYFLQRCRVSHEERIELGRTFERLLNESREANTRLAEEVLAAHRVEIRRNRVREEKEIMNLACLVEKDRREDFERGVLATAQRFDNSFAFDYNGPWAPHTFAEINLKS encoded by the coding sequence GTGCCGCGTAAGATCGACAGCGCTGCTCCATGCGCCCGCAAATACATCTATGCCGTGATTCCGGCCCGGCCCGGGCGCAAGCTCGACTTCGTCGGCATAGATGAGCGCCCGCTTGAGACCATCGAGCGTGGCGGCATCGCATCGGTCGTCAGCGGCCTCGCGGCCGAAAGGATTCGGCCCGAACGCCGTCACCTGAGCGCTCATCGCGCCGTCCTGGCCAAACTGATTGAGCAGGAGGACGCGGTGCTTCCGATGCGGTTCGGGGCGATCGCCTCGGGGGCCGCCGAGATCGGAAGGTTAAATCGCGCGCAAGCGCGGACTCTTTTCGCGCCAGTTGCGCCACGTGGCGGGCAAAGTCGAGATGGGCTTGCGCGGAGTCTGGGATGTACCCAACATTTTTCAATACTTCGTCAGCGTTCATCCCGAACTCCGCGAGCTCCGCGACACTATTTTCTACAACGCTGCCGGGTCTCGCACGAGGAGCGCATCGAGTTGGGGCGCACGTTCGAGCGCCTGCTCAATGAAAGTCGCGAAGCCAATACTCGATTGGCGGAGGAAGTGCTGGCCGCCCATCGCGTGGAAATCCGGCGTAACCGGGTTCGCGAGGAAAAGGAAATCATGAATCTTGCGTGCCTCGTCGAAAAGGACCGGCGCGAAGACTTCGAACGCGGCGTGCTCGCCACGGCGCAGCGCTTCGATAACAGCTTTGCCTTCGACTACAACGGACCGTGGGCGCCGCATACGTTCGCGGAGATCAACCTCAAGAGCTGA
- a CDS encoding gas vesicle protein GvpG — MFLIDDLLLAPGKFVLWVLRQVHEAAEKELDQEGERLTAELGELHRRLEARTIGEREFDLRERKILDRLEELKSRGAEREGRQADEDG; from the coding sequence ATGTTTCTGATCGACGATCTCCTCCTCGCGCCGGGCAAGTTCGTGCTCTGGGTCCTGCGCCAGGTCCATGAGGCCGCGGAGAAGGAACTCGACCAGGAGGGCGAGCGCCTGACGGCGGAGCTCGGCGAACTGCATCGGCGTCTGGAGGCTCGCACGATCGGCGAGCGCGAGTTTGACCTTCGCGAACGTAAAATCCTCGATCGCCTCGAGGAATTGAAGTCTCGGGGGGCGGAGCGCGAAGGGCGCCAAGCGGATGAGGACGGCTGA
- a CDS encoding gas vesicle protein, whose amino-acid sequence MNRISMRNSGRVSLCETLDRVLNKGAVVAGEVTISVADVDLIYLGLQLMLSSVETAHND is encoded by the coding sequence ATGAACCGCATTTCGATGCGCAATAGCGGACGGGTGTCGCTCTGCGAAACTCTCGATCGCGTACTCAACAAGGGTGCGGTGGTCGCCGGCGAAGTGACTATTTCGGTGGCGGACGTCGACCTTATCTATCTCGGCTTGCAACTGATGCTGAGCTCGGTTGAGACCGCACATAATGACTAG
- a CDS encoding gas vesicle protein K yields MTSDAAAALRLSADDLRRRPKADDARPVRRHAQTSDRRINIDSEDLKNGLAQLVLTLVKLLHELLEKQAIRRIESGRLGEDQCEWIGLALMKQSIQIEKLRNAFGLSEEDLNLDLGPLGKLL; encoded by the coding sequence ATGACTAGCGACGCAGCTGCGGCGCTCAGGCTATCGGCCGATGATTTGCGCCGGCGCCCTAAAGCGGACGACGCGCGGCCGGTTCGACGGCATGCACAAACGAGCGACCGGCGAATCAATATCGATTCCGAAGACCTCAAAAATGGACTGGCGCAACTCGTCCTCACGCTGGTCAAACTGCTGCACGAACTGCTCGAGAAGCAGGCGATCCGGCGGATCGAGTCGGGCCGACTGGGCGAAGATCAATGCGAATGGATCGGGCTCGCGCTGATGAAGCAAAGCATTCAGATCGAGAAACTGCGTAACGCCTTCGGATTATCCGAGGAGGATCTCAACCTCGACCTGGGTCCACTGGGAAAGCTGCTATAG
- a CDS encoding gas vesicle protein, producing MGSPTVQHSVSSATLADLLERVLDKGIVIAGDIKIKLVEVELLTIQIRLVVCSVEKAKELGLDWWNRSALESREEHRGLLPSPLEGFEERLARLENELAQRRP from the coding sequence ATGGGATCCCCAACCGTACAGCATTCTGTCTCCTCCGCGACGCTGGCCGACCTGCTGGAGCGCGTGCTCGATAAGGGCATCGTTATCGCCGGGGACATCAAGATCAAGCTCGTGGAAGTCGAGTTGCTGACCATCCAGATTCGCCTCGTCGTGTGCTCGGTGGAGAAGGCCAAGGAACTGGGCCTCGACTGGTGGAACCGCAGCGCGCTCGAATCGCGCGAAGAGCATCGAGGACTTCTGCCCTCGCCCCTGGAGGGCTTCGAGGAGCGCCTGGCCAGGCTGGAAAACGAGTTAGCGCAACGGCGGCCGTAG
- a CDS encoding AAA family ATPase: MEDFEEALREVEPSAIREVFVVVPDVKWDDIGGLAGFKQRLRECVEWPLKYAELFAQARLAPPKGILLVGPPGCGKTLLAKALASESGVNFISVKGPELMSKYVGESERALRDVFRKARQAAPTIIFFDEINPLVPARGTGLTSDGVAERMLSQFLTELDGIEDLKGVLALGATNRLDPSVLRPGRFDEILEIPRLEESDRLEILAVHLRGKPLAAQVDVGELAARIEGYGGAEIASFCRRAGLSAVRRAVVSRGAHKAAFAAAIRLEPEDFEAAFNEKPA, from the coding sequence ATGGAGGACTTCGAGGAGGCGCTGCGCGAAGTCGAGCCGTCGGCGATTCGCGAAGTCTTCGTCGTAGTGCCCGACGTCAAATGGGACGACATCGGCGGTCTCGCGGGGTTCAAACAGCGTCTGAGGGAATGCGTCGAATGGCCGCTCAAGTACGCTGAATTATTCGCCCAGGCGCGGCTCGCGCCGCCCAAAGGGATTTTGCTGGTCGGCCCTCCAGGATGCGGCAAGACCTTGCTGGCCAAGGCGCTCGCCAGCGAGAGCGGCGTCAACTTCATTTCGGTGAAGGGCCCCGAGTTGATGTCGAAATACGTGGGAGAATCGGAGCGCGCGCTGCGCGACGTCTTTCGCAAGGCGCGCCAGGCCGCACCCACGATCATTTTCTTCGACGAGATCAACCCGCTGGTGCCGGCGCGCGGGACGGGGCTCACCAGCGATGGCGTTGCCGAACGCATGCTCAGTCAGTTTCTGACTGAACTCGACGGTATCGAAGACTTGAAGGGCGTGCTGGCGCTGGGCGCCACCAATCGGCTGGACCCGAGCGTACTGAGGCCCGGACGCTTCGACGAAATCCTCGAGATTCCGCGGCTGGAGGAATCCGACCGCCTCGAAATCCTCGCCGTTCACCTCCGCGGTAAGCCGCTCGCTGCGCAAGTTGACGTTGGAGAGTTGGCCGCGCGCATCGAAGGTTACGGAGGCGCTGAAATCGCGTCTTTCTGTCGGCGCGCCGGACTGAGCGCGGTACGAAGAGCAGTCGTAAGTCGCGGAGCACACAAAGCAGCCTTCGCCGCAGCAATACGGCTTGAGCCTGAAGACTTCGAAGCCGCATTCAATGAGAAGCCCGCGTGA
- a CDS encoding GvpL/GvpF family gas vesicle protein — protein MTGLRQNEALYLYYVTGSQFVGEIDGLGINDAALSAHRSADFVSMLGSVRLDDFCGLAAEANLGDVAWIAERALRHQRVIEQGFSRGPVMPARFGTLFSSLLSLDRFLNLNQQTISGFLEHVKGHEEWGVKVLLERSIAGKWLGAQLAASASGQVGTAPGLRYIQQRRAEAAAVKQLQRWLPEACESIAGALNKYAIELRERRILDAAVGDSRELVLNLAALIPHERREKLIAHVEDFNLKRAEQGLGLMLNGPWPAYSFCPPLVTP, from the coding sequence GTGACCGGTCTCCGACAGAACGAGGCGCTGTACCTCTATTATGTGACCGGATCGCAATTCGTAGGAGAAATTGACGGCCTGGGCATCAACGATGCCGCTCTCTCGGCGCATCGCTCGGCCGATTTCGTCTCGATGCTTGGAAGCGTGCGACTCGACGACTTTTGCGGTCTTGCAGCGGAAGCCAACCTGGGCGACGTCGCATGGATTGCTGAGCGGGCGCTGCGCCATCAACGGGTGATCGAGCAAGGATTTAGCCGCGGGCCCGTGATGCCGGCGCGCTTCGGCACGTTGTTTTCCTCGCTCTTGAGCCTGGACCGTTTCCTCAATCTAAATCAGCAGACGATTAGCGGCTTTTTGGAGCATGTGAAAGGCCACGAAGAATGGGGAGTCAAGGTGCTGCTCGAGCGCTCGATTGCGGGCAAATGGCTGGGCGCTCAACTGGCTGCGAGCGCTTCTGGTCAAGTCGGGACGGCACCCGGCCTGCGCTACATACAGCAGCGTCGCGCCGAAGCCGCGGCGGTAAAGCAACTTCAGCGATGGCTTCCGGAGGCTTGCGAATCCATCGCCGGAGCTTTGAACAAGTATGCAATCGAGTTGCGTGAGAGAAGAATACTCGATGCGGCGGTGGGCGATTCGCGGGAACTGGTACTGAACCTCGCTGCGCTGATCCCGCATGAGCGGCGCGAGAAGCTGATCGCGCACGTCGAGGATTTCAACCTGAAACGCGCAGAGCAGGGGCTAGGTCTTATGCTGAACGGACCATGGCCCGCATATAGTTTTTGTCCGCCACTCGTGACGCCATGA
- a CDS encoding GvpL/GvpF family gas vesicle protein: MSATRDAMSYLVYCVLGAKRREPPRRLRFLGYPRASIMVRTRELGAVASETSLADLAHDVARLLAYSKVVDCYNRDRTVIPMRYGCVLEALRDIKRLLEDHRREYLDLLAQLDGHAEMSARVVLNQCAPLSHRRMNPPPLAGYSGGHGDRPGIAYLTRRSRYYVCHDALEHQLEDIRTAICGLAQGTFVRYASDYREDRGKGVLALHFLVSRDGIDQFKKALRPLTTRAATSITITGPWPPYNFVRSPGARSAA; the protein is encoded by the coding sequence TTGTCCGCCACTCGTGACGCCATGAGCTATCTTGTCTACTGCGTTCTGGGCGCCAAACGGCGGGAGCCGCCGCGACGGCTGCGCTTTCTGGGCTATCCTCGGGCATCCATTATGGTACGCACCCGCGAGTTGGGTGCGGTGGCGTCCGAAACGTCGCTCGCCGATCTTGCGCATGATGTTGCCCGGCTGCTCGCCTATTCGAAAGTCGTCGATTGCTACAACCGCGATCGCACCGTCATTCCGATGCGCTATGGATGCGTTCTGGAGGCGCTGCGGGACATCAAGAGGCTCCTCGAAGATCATCGGCGCGAATATCTTGATTTGCTTGCTCAATTGGACGGCCACGCCGAGATGTCCGCCAGGGTGGTGCTGAATCAATGCGCGCCGCTTTCGCATCGCCGCATGAATCCGCCGCCGCTCGCTGGATATTCGGGCGGACACGGCGATCGCCCGGGTATCGCGTATCTTACGCGACGCAGCCGTTATTACGTTTGCCATGATGCTCTCGAGCACCAGCTTGAGGACATTCGAACGGCGATTTGCGGCTTGGCGCAGGGGACCTTTGTCCGCTACGCGAGCGACTACCGCGAGGACCGCGGCAAGGGAGTTCTCGCGCTCCATTTTCTCGTTTCGCGCGACGGCATCGACCAATTCAAGAAGGCATTGCGCCCCTTAACCACACGCGCTGCCACTTCCATAACGATCACCGGCCCATGGCCTCCTTACAACTTCGTCCGATCGCCGGGCGCTCGGTCAGCCGCTTAG
- a CDS encoding glycine zipper domain-containing protein, with product MLKSSKWSNRAAIAVGAIALIGALVLAGCSGEPLSTREKGTIGGGVLGAGTGAIIGAAVGAPGAGAAIGGALGAGTGYVVGNALQNQEVTSRAQQGEIEGQQREIQSQRRQIQQLQSEQTTE from the coding sequence ATGCTGAAATCTTCGAAGTGGTCGAATCGAGCCGCTATCGCTGTGGGCGCGATAGCGCTTATTGGGGCGCTGGTGCTGGCTGGATGCTCGGGAGAGCCGTTGTCGACTCGCGAAAAAGGCACGATAGGTGGCGGCGTGCTGGGCGCGGGCACGGGTGCGATTATCGGGGCCGCGGTAGGCGCTCCGGGTGCGGGTGCGGCGATCGGCGGCGCGCTTGGCGCAGGCACCGGCTACGTCGTCGGCAACGCGCTGCAAAACCAGGAAGTAACCTCGCGCGCGCAGCAGGGCGAGATTGAAGGCCAGCAGCGCGAGATCCAGAGCCAGCGGCGTCAGATTCAGCAACTCCAGAGCGAACAGACGACCGAGTGA
- a CDS encoding LLM class flavin-dependent oxidoreductase, translated as MEFGLFLSQIDFAAVRESARNAEQMGFDLVVFPDHFVHEGPGGEYNPHTLAHDAIMLAAAAAEATRKIRIGHLVLCNLFRHPAVTAQALMSLDHLSGGRAVAGLGAGWMETEFRMTGIGFPDVGARLRMLDEALTCMKSLWTQERTTFSGEFYRLSDAILWPKPLQRPHPPILIGGSGHGALRVMAKHADIANIAVDTGRPGKLTLEAMSKVNDAVFKERAGFVRAEAARLGRDPKAITISNAIFAVMLADSAAAAKASAREVGKMFGIRADDAPRSALFLIGTPEQCAEELNRRAAQWGVGQFLLNAGSLETIRRLAHEVLPRVRR; from the coding sequence ATGGAATTCGGCCTGTTTCTGTCGCAAATCGATTTCGCAGCCGTGCGCGAATCTGCGCGCAACGCCGAGCAAATGGGCTTCGACCTGGTGGTATTCCCCGACCACTTCGTCCACGAAGGGCCCGGCGGTGAATACAACCCTCACACGCTCGCCCACGACGCGATCATGCTCGCCGCAGCCGCCGCCGAGGCGACCCGCAAGATTCGAATCGGACACCTGGTGCTATGCAACCTGTTCCGGCATCCCGCGGTGACGGCGCAGGCGCTGATGTCGCTCGACCATTTAAGCGGCGGACGCGCGGTCGCCGGCCTCGGCGCGGGATGGATGGAGACCGAATTCCGGATGACCGGAATCGGCTTTCCCGATGTTGGCGCGCGCCTGCGGATGCTCGACGAGGCGCTCACCTGCATGAAGTCGCTGTGGACGCAGGAGCGCACGACCTTCTCAGGCGAATTCTATCGGCTAAGCGATGCGATCCTATGGCCCAAACCCCTGCAGCGGCCTCATCCACCGATCCTGATCGGCGGCAGCGGCCACGGTGCGCTGCGCGTGATGGCCAAGCATGCCGACATCGCCAATATCGCCGTCGACACGGGCAGGCCGGGCAAGCTGACGCTCGAGGCCATGAGCAAGGTCAACGATGCGGTCTTCAAGGAACGGGCCGGATTCGTTCGCGCCGAGGCGGCGCGTCTCGGGCGCGACCCCAAGGCAATCACTATCAGCAACGCGATCTTCGCCGTGATGCTCGCGGATTCGGCCGCCGCAGCCAAGGCCAGCGCGCGCGAGGTCGGCAAAATGTTCGGCATCCGGGCCGATGACGCGCCGCGCTCGGCGCTCTTTCTTATCGGCACGCCCGAGCAGTGCGCCGAGGAACTCAATCGCCGCGCCGCACAATGGGGCGTCGGGCAATTTCTCCTCAACGCCGGGAGCCTCGAGACCATACGCCGCCTGGCGCACGAGGTCCTGCCGCGCGTCCGACGATAA